Proteins encoded by one window of Methanofastidiosum sp.:
- a CDS encoding phosphoenolpyruvate carboxykinase (ATP) — protein MSSFNVSESLILPKERIFLNPSDDFYINYLKPYYVVTKDGQYLFASTQKGRRPDKVYYMVPKGYKLGAGQKGFDIDVGKEIYKIIMEYLREIPQVLVADGVQGENGYEVGIRSVVSVENPHSAYISWMGKMMVFPPKEEVKPSCYNFIIPEKLPEKYTSQMKKVWPDYNENEPLSLYDFTEMENDIRRVINLGIDYFGGAFKKPNLTMVWNKGESDNMISFHAGLSESSVIIGLSGTGKTTLTVGPYLEQDDAVLGKVITKDDKIVDVKLVGLEAASFAKSEGLSEKSPEYPGLMKSKDRKHIVLAMNIDCEGVDYVKKNINGYDVEIPVSSGDIGSLLCKSYEKSRTTNGRFIFLFSDLNSSWAKTDKYLRNFVLSFKRYDIFNPVIKVTNPLMAVAFDSGCESIITSAVSGKVPGTRVRSYSATDFMAREQAEQAVLKKKVFTDMGLGQDGKINFLIINTGFVGEFDLSGKSIGGEKITVSDSKTLLRLCTHGLIKNWIKDPAYGYLVPSPKELSEVHGMKNFGERFNPLNYYSPHDYVEFVKIDIKERKDFLHKIFASQRNYKNLEDFIGVWDEIVLPSAKEIKRFYGTYYS, from the coding sequence ATGAGTAGTTTTAATGTTTCTGAGAGTCTTATCCTTCCAAAAGAGAGAATTTTTTTGAATCCCTCTGACGATTTTTACATTAACTATCTAAAGCCATATTATGTTGTTACAAAAGACGGCCAGTATCTTTTTGCATCTACACAAAAAGGTAGAAGGCCCGATAAAGTTTACTACATGGTTCCAAAAGGCTACAAGCTTGGGGCTGGTCAAAAAGGCTTTGATATTGATGTTGGGAAAGAAATCTATAAGATAATAATGGAATATTTGAGAGAAATCCCTCAAGTCCTAGTAGCGGATGGTGTTCAGGGAGAAAATGGCTATGAAGTTGGGATAAGGTCTGTTGTAAGTGTAGAAAATCCCCATAGTGCATATATCTCCTGGATGGGAAAGATGATGGTATTCCCTCCAAAGGAAGAAGTTAAACCAAGTTGCTATAATTTCATAATACCTGAAAAACTTCCTGAAAAATACACTAGCCAGATGAAAAAGGTCTGGCCTGACTATAATGAGAACGAGCCACTGTCTCTTTACGATTTTACCGAGATGGAAAATGACATCAGGCGTGTTATAAATCTTGGAATTGACTATTTTGGCGGGGCTTTCAAAAAACCCAATCTGACTATGGTATGGAACAAGGGAGAATCCGACAATATGATCTCCTTCCATGCAGGACTTTCAGAGAGCTCTGTAATTATTGGGTTAAGCGGCACAGGAAAGACTACACTAACAGTTGGCCCATATCTTGAACAGGATGATGCAGTTTTGGGAAAAGTAATTACAAAGGATGATAAAATTGTTGATGTAAAGTTAGTTGGCCTTGAAGCCGCAAGCTTTGCAAAATCTGAAGGACTTTCTGAAAAAAGCCCAGAGTACCCAGGTTTGATGAAATCAAAGGATAGAAAGCATATAGTTTTAGCGATGAACATTGATTGTGAAGGCGTAGATTACGTTAAGAAAAACATCAATGGATATGATGTTGAAATACCAGTATCTTCTGGTGACATAGGTTCATTACTATGCAAGAGTTATGAAAAGAGTAGAACGACAAATGGCAGATTTATTTTTCTCTTCAGCGATTTGAACTCGTCTTGGGCTAAGACAGACAAATACTTAAGAAACTTTGTTTTGAGTTTTAAAAGATATGACATTTTCAATCCAGTCATAAAAGTTACTAATCCTCTAATGGCCGTTGCATTTGATAGCGGCTGTGAGAGTATAATTACTTCAGCAGTATCCGGCAAGGTTCCTGGAACTAGAGTAAGGTCTTATTCTGCTACTGACTTTATGGCAAGAGAGCAGGCTGAGCAGGCCGTACTAAAAAAGAAAGTTTTTACTGATATGGGGCTTGGTCAAGATGGAAAAATCAACTTCTTGATAATTAATACTGGTTTTGTTGGGGAATTTGATCTTAGTGGAAAATCAATAGGTGGAGAAAAAATAACAGTTTCTGATTCAAAGACGCTGCTTAGACTTTGTACCCATGGACTTATTAAAAACTGGATAAAGGATCCTGCCTATGGTTATTTGGTTCCATCACCTAAAGAGCTAAGTGAAGTTCACGGAATGAAAAACTTTGGCGAGAGATTTAATCCCCTCAATTACTACTCCCCCCACGATTACGTAGAATTTGTTAAGATTGATATTAAGGAAAGAAAAGATTTCCTCCACAAGATATTTGCATCTCAAAGGAACTATAAGAATCTAGAAGATTTCATTGGTGTCTGGGATGAAATTGTATTGCCATCCGCCAAAGAAATCAAAAGATTCTATGGCACATATTATTCATGA
- a CDS encoding DHH family phosphoesterase: MDSDFTELLKNAKNKIIQSKDSKIKIISHIDADGISSASILSLALDRLKINHDVHFTSLDGMPSSQLGDLTIFLDMGSGQIDYLMSEYGDKQIIIVDHHQGEYPKTPFLEVNPNKFGYSGSEEVSGSGLSYLLSLELDSKNKDLSSIAIVGAVGDMQGSWGGLKGLNRDILLDSIETGLVKAQEDLLLYGRSTRPIYKSLQYFSDPPIPGVTGSDSNAMALLNSLGIPCYEGDWRTVSDMTSDEKKKLATEIIRKTIMAVPQEYISFIPQMIMGESYSLLNEEERSPLRDASEFATCLNACGKNGRPEVGFYVCKGNRGVYYDILLGLLRKHRQNIARSMNLVESRGVVMKEKFQYFDGSGINDTIVGTVASLVLGNRDTDPFLPIVAFTTLANDPNVYKISARCSRLLVLKGLNLGKEIKKSAESVGGKGGGHPPACGAYVPIEKLTEFLNIFEENIATCI; this comes from the coding sequence ATGGATTCTGATTTCACCGAGCTTTTAAAAAATGCAAAGAACAAAATTATTCAATCCAAAGATTCTAAAATAAAGATTATTTCTCATATAGATGCGGACGGTATTTCTTCTGCATCAATCCTGTCCCTTGCTTTGGACAGGCTTAAGATTAATCATGATGTCCATTTTACATCTCTTGATGGAATGCCATCTTCCCAATTAGGTGACCTCACAATATTTCTTGATATGGGAAGTGGGCAGATAGACTATCTCATGTCGGAATATGGAGACAAACAGATAATAATCGTAGACCACCACCAAGGGGAATATCCAAAAACTCCTTTCTTGGAAGTTAATCCTAACAAGTTTGGATACAGCGGCTCAGAAGAAGTTAGTGGTTCTGGCTTATCCTATCTTCTATCCTTGGAACTTGATAGCAAAAATAAAGACCTCTCTTCAATTGCAATAGTTGGTGCCGTTGGGGATATGCAAGGTTCTTGGGGAGGGCTAAAAGGACTAAATAGAGATATACTCCTAGATAGTATAGAAACAGGTTTAGTCAAAGCTCAGGAAGATTTACTATTATATGGCAGATCAACAAGACCAATTTACAAATCACTCCAGTACTTTTCTGACCCGCCAATCCCAGGAGTTACAGGAAGCGATTCTAATGCGATGGCACTTCTAAATAGCTTGGGGATCCCTTGCTATGAAGGGGACTGGAGAACAGTGTCTGATATGACCTCTGATGAGAAGAAAAAACTTGCAACAGAGATCATAAGAAAAACAATAATGGCCGTTCCACAGGAATATATTTCATTTATCCCTCAGATGATTATGGGTGAATCTTATTCACTTCTAAATGAGGAGGAGAGAAGCCCGCTAAGGGATGCTTCTGAATTTGCAACATGCCTCAATGCATGCGGAAAGAACGGTAGACCAGAAGTAGGGTTCTATGTATGTAAGGGTAACAGGGGCGTTTATTATGATATACTACTTGGACTACTTAGAAAGCACAGACAGAATATTGCAAGAAGCATGAACTTAGTTGAGAGTAGAGGCGTAGTAATGAAGGAGAAGTTTCAGTACTTTGATGGAAGTGGAATTAATGATACAATTGTTGGCACGGTGGCAAGTTTAGTTCTTGGAAACAGAGATACAGATCCTTTTTTACCGATAGTTGCCTTTACAACGCTGGCAAATGACCCAAATGTTTATAAAATCTCTGCACGCTGCTCAAGATTGTTGGTGCTTAAAGGTCTAAATTTAGGGAAAGAGATAAAGAAAAGCGCAGAATCTGTAGGTGGCAAAGGAGGAGGTCACCCACCTGCATGCGGGGCATATGTACCAATTGAAAAATTAACAGAATTTTTAAATATATTTGAAGAGAATATAGCAACGTGTATCTAG
- the uvrC gene encoding excinuclease ABC subunit UvrC, producing the protein MSNDLYLKKNFPEEPGVYVMKDSKGNILYVGKAKSLKKRLASYFQKNIPDRVSFLMSRVEDIEYVATDTETEALLLEYNFIKKYKPRYNIHFRDDKKYPYIKITNEDFPRIIVSRKIEEDGAYYFGPYSDVGSARRMLALARNIFKLRSCKKMNKIPCLNFYIKRCTAPCTNPNSKGDYNNRVTELLMFFENRGEELISKLTSEMSAYSNDQEYEKALGIRDKIDAIRKSMEQQKIFLDTPINKDIIGFYDKESICICVVIVRGGVLTGTKNYPIDEALFEKEDTLSSFLKQHYREEFLPNKIILPFDIPDRKEIQAFLSDGKSDLIITPAISPREKEEVLLATKNAELYLSSKKKSPLEGLMMSLGLEDLPRRIEGYDISNIGPEIKVGSQVTFIDGKPSKENYRIYKVKTVSGQDDISSLREVLSRRFKHQESLPDLILIDGGKGHLNTALSVLESFSLEIPTVALAKQEEDLYLEDDLNPYMDTESKNLLIKIRDEAHRFAIKNLRNMKRKASVRSPLDDIIGLGSKRKAKLLERFGTIENLKKAKIEEIDEVIKNHPLSEGIFNFLRTLK; encoded by the coding sequence ATGAGCAATGACTTGTACCTTAAAAAAAATTTCCCAGAAGAGCCTGGCGTTTATGTAATGAAAGACTCTAAGGGAAATATACTCTACGTTGGAAAGGCAAAATCTCTAAAGAAGAGACTAGCTTCATACTTCCAAAAAAATATACCAGATAGGGTTTCATTCCTCATGAGCAGGGTAGAGGACATAGAATATGTTGCTACGGATACTGAGACAGAGGCACTCTTACTTGAGTATAATTTCATTAAAAAATACAAGCCGAGGTACAACATCCATTTCAGAGATGATAAGAAGTACCCATATATCAAAATAACAAATGAAGATTTCCCGAGGATAATTGTTTCTAGAAAGATTGAGGAAGATGGGGCATATTATTTTGGCCCTTATTCTGATGTTGGATCTGCAAGGAGAATGCTTGCACTAGCAAGAAACATATTCAAATTAAGAAGCTGTAAAAAAATGAATAAAATTCCTTGCCTTAATTTTTACATTAAAAGATGTACCGCCCCCTGCACTAATCCAAATTCTAAGGGAGATTATAATAACAGAGTAACTGAATTATTGATGTTCTTTGAAAATAGGGGGGAAGAGTTAATATCAAAACTAACAAGCGAGATGAGCGCCTATTCAAATGATCAAGAGTATGAAAAGGCCCTAGGTATAAGAGATAAAATAGACGCTATCCGAAAGTCAATGGAACAACAGAAGATCTTCCTTGACACACCGATAAATAAGGATATTATAGGATTCTACGATAAAGAATCGATATGCATCTGTGTAGTAATAGTTAGGGGCGGAGTCCTAACTGGAACTAAAAACTATCCTATAGATGAGGCTTTGTTTGAAAAGGAAGATACTTTGTCATCATTCCTAAAGCAGCATTATAGAGAAGAATTCCTGCCGAACAAGATTATACTGCCTTTTGACATCCCGGATAGAAAAGAGATTCAAGCCTTTTTATCGGATGGTAAATCCGATTTAATAATAACTCCTGCAATATCGCCAAGGGAAAAAGAGGAAGTCCTACTTGCAACAAAAAATGCTGAGCTCTATTTATCTTCAAAAAAGAAATCACCATTGGAAGGCCTTATGATGTCTCTTGGCCTTGAAGATCTCCCACGAAGGATTGAAGGTTACGATATTTCAAATATAGGTCCAGAAATAAAGGTAGGATCTCAAGTAACTTTTATTGACGGCAAACCATCAAAGGAAAATTACAGGATATACAAAGTAAAAACTGTTTCGGGCCAAGATGACATATCTTCACTTAGAGAGGTATTAAGCAGGCGCTTTAAGCATCAGGAATCACTGCCAGATCTGATATTGATTGACGGTGGGAAAGGCCATTTGAATACGGCTCTATCTGTACTGGAATCATTTAGTCTTGAGATACCAACAGTGGCTCTTGCAAAACAAGAAGAAGATCTATACCTTGAAGACGACCTTAATCCATATATGGATACTGAATCAAAAAATCTATTAATTAAGATAAGAGATGAAGCGCACAGGTTTGCTATAAAGAATCTAAGGAACATGAAAAGGAAGGCGTCTGTTCGCTCACCGCTAGATGACATAATTGGTCTTGGGTCAAAGAGGAAAGCAAAGCTACTTGAGAGATTTGGAACTATTGAGAATCTAAAGAAAGCAAAAATTGAAGAGATTGATGAAGTTATTAAAAATCACCCTCTTTCAGAAGGGATATTTAATTTTCTTAGGACACTTAAGTAA
- a CDS encoding Zn-dependent hydrolase produces MKVNAKRIENDIEVINNFNSTPGHGISRATFTEEYIGAIDYIFNELRKIGADVKIMRGGNIRARLEGSIKDAPSVMIGSHIDSVFQGGKFDGVVGTVTSLEVFRTIFEKKMPHRNPIDFVVFVEEDGSRFSSVLLGSRIWAGKVKEEDLAKIMDKDGISYIEAMNSSGLIPEDNSTLEGKKIKAMIEPHIEQSLVLESKGLSIGIVETIAGIKQLEVVIEGVSNHAGATPMNLRNDALCSVAEIILNAEKIASENGTSVATVGLVEVSPGKTNIIPGKVKFTLDIRDKDDATLNEISERIIKFIESSCKNRRLSHKIKQVSYTKPVFLSKKVVEIIENSARNQGIDTLRMVSGAVHDSSVIAELTDVGMIFVPSKEGRSHCPEEYTHLKDIEIAANILLESVIELSK; encoded by the coding sequence ATGAAAGTAAATGCAAAGAGAATTGAAAATGATATAGAGGTAATAAATAATTTTAATTCAACTCCTGGCCATGGGATAAGTAGAGCAACATTTACAGAAGAATACATAGGAGCAATTGATTACATCTTCAATGAACTTAGAAAGATAGGTGCAGATGTAAAGATCATGAGAGGGGGAAATATTAGGGCAAGATTAGAAGGGAGTATCAAAGATGCACCTTCAGTTATGATAGGCTCCCACATAGACAGTGTCTTTCAAGGTGGAAAATTTGACGGCGTTGTTGGGACTGTAACGTCTTTAGAAGTCTTCAGGACCATTTTTGAGAAAAAAATGCCCCATAGAAACCCTATTGATTTTGTAGTATTTGTAGAAGAGGATGGCTCAAGATTTTCATCGGTATTGTTGGGTAGTAGGATATGGGCAGGAAAAGTAAAAGAAGAAGACTTGGCTAAAATAATGGATAAAGATGGAATAAGTTATATTGAAGCAATGAATAGTTCTGGATTAATTCCAGAGGACAATTCAACTCTAGAGGGTAAGAAAATTAAAGCTATGATTGAACCTCATATAGAGCAAAGCTTAGTTCTAGAGAGTAAAGGACTTTCAATAGGCATCGTTGAAACAATAGCGGGCATAAAACAATTGGAAGTGGTAATTGAAGGTGTTTCAAATCATGCGGGTGCAACTCCAATGAACTTGAGGAATGATGCTTTATGCAGTGTTGCAGAAATAATCTTGAATGCAGAAAAGATAGCTTCAGAGAATGGCACTTCTGTTGCAACTGTAGGGCTTGTAGAAGTATCTCCTGGAAAAACAAATATTATTCCTGGAAAGGTAAAATTTACTCTTGATATTAGGGATAAAGATGATGCCACTCTAAATGAAATATCAGAGCGAATAATCAAATTCATTGAATCTTCTTGCAAGAATAGAAGGCTTTCTCACAAAATAAAGCAGGTCTCTTATACTAAGCCAGTTTTTTTATCAAAAAAGGTAGTCGAGATAATAGAAAATTCTGCTAGAAACCAAGGTATTGATACATTGAGGATGGTAAGTGGTGCGGTCCATGATTCATCTGTCATTGCTGAATTAACTGATGTGGGCATGATATTTGTTCCAAGCAAGGAGGGTAGAAGCCATTGTCCTGAAGAGTACACACATTTAAAAGATATCGAGATAGCTGCAAATATTCTATTGGAATCAGTAATAGAACTTTCTAAATAA
- a CDS encoding MFS transporter: MVKDIIFGLTEKKYRWILLLTLALVYFFVYFHRVSSAVISKDLLHEFGVSALSLGLLSSMYFYSYSLFQIPVGIFSDTIGPRKTIAFLTIFSAIGSFLFGVALNFNMALFARLIIGVGVSGVWIPALKLFSVWYSKREYATMVGVLLAVGNVGAISASYPLALIVSDFGWRYAFYVIGIIAVFLALISWIFIRDSPEHYLNKNKEKSVVNKVSARQHLSKDLIKLIFKNKDVWILSIWLFVVYGALLSYQGLWAYPYFRDVFNLSKATSGFILMFVSIGMLIGSPFVGYFSDKIMKSRKKVIIIWLSCFMLPWILISFFTARVNVSLLYLLSFWMGFFGCGNVVVFAIIKEQFPLGVTGTVQSIVNVFPFVGAAFFQTFLGYILDLVGGFDGVYPVEAYSLAFKFVFAFVIIVYLMSFFVKETLTTD, from the coding sequence ATGGTTAAAGATATTATTTTTGGTTTGACAGAAAAAAAATACCGATGGATTCTTTTATTGACATTAGCTTTAGTATACTTTTTTGTTTACTTCCATAGAGTCTCATCTGCAGTTATATCAAAGGATTTGTTACATGAGTTTGGTGTATCTGCCCTCTCTCTGGGGCTTTTGTCCTCGATGTATTTCTATTCATATTCGCTATTTCAGATACCTGTGGGAATATTCTCGGACACAATAGGGCCAAGAAAGACAATAGCTTTTCTAACTATATTTTCTGCTATAGGGTCATTTCTATTTGGAGTTGCATTGAACTTTAACATGGCCCTGTTTGCAAGATTAATAATTGGTGTTGGTGTATCAGGCGTATGGATACCTGCGCTCAAATTATTTTCAGTTTGGTATTCCAAGAGAGAGTATGCCACAATGGTGGGCGTTTTACTTGCAGTTGGTAATGTAGGGGCTATTTCTGCTTCATACCCTCTAGCCTTAATTGTGTCTGATTTTGGCTGGAGATATGCATTTTATGTAATAGGGATAATTGCAGTGTTTCTAGCATTGATATCTTGGATATTCATAAGAGACTCTCCTGAACACTACCTAAATAAAAATAAAGAAAAAAGTGTAGTAAATAAAGTTTCTGCAAGACAACATTTATCTAAAGATCTTATTAAATTAATTTTTAAAAATAAGGATGTCTGGATACTTTCGATATGGTTATTTGTTGTTTACGGGGCTCTTCTTTCTTATCAGGGATTGTGGGCTTATCCATACTTTAGGGATGTCTTCAATCTTTCCAAGGCGACATCTGGTTTTATCCTAATGTTTGTTAGCATTGGAATGCTTATAGGATCCCCTTTTGTAGGATACTTCTCAGACAAAATTATGAAAAGCAGAAAGAAGGTAATAATCATATGGCTTTCTTGTTTTATGCTACCTTGGATACTAATCTCATTTTTCACAGCAAGAGTTAATGTAAGCCTTCTCTACTTACTTTCATTCTGGATGGGATTCTTTGGATGCGGAAATGTTGTTGTTTTTGCAATAATAAAAGAACAGTTTCCATTGGGCGTAACTGGAACAGTTCAAAGTATAGTTAATGTTTTTCCTTTTGTTGGTGCTGCTTTCTTCCAGACTTTTTTGGGATACATCCTAGATCTAGTTGGTGGATTTGATGGAGTTTATCCAGTAGAGGCCTATAGTTTAGCATTCAAATTTGTATTTGCATTTGTTATCATTGTATACCTCATGTCATTTTTCGTTAAAGAAACACTGACTACAGATTAG